In Mycobacterium stomatepiae, the following are encoded in one genomic region:
- a CDS encoding WXG100 family type VII secretion target, whose protein sequence is MAEMKTDASTLSAEAGNFDRIGGELQGVIKGVEHTGGELASHWTGQAGSAAQSALQRFQEAGNAQIKALTDIHEKISHAGVQYQRANEEQASNLQSTAGNMGF, encoded by the coding sequence ATGGCAGAGATGAAAACTGATGCCAGTACCCTCAGCGCCGAGGCCGGGAACTTCGACCGGATCGGTGGCGAGCTTCAGGGCGTCATCAAGGGCGTAGAGCACACCGGCGGCGAATTGGCGAGCCACTGGACCGGCCAGGCCGGTTCCGCCGCGCAGTCCGCGCTGCAGCGCTTCCAGGAAGCCGGCAACGCGCAGATCAAGGCGCTCACCGACATTCACGAGAAGATCAGCCACGCCGGCGTCCAGTACCAGCGCGCGAACGAAGAGCAGGCCTCCAACCTGCAGTCGACCGCCGGCAACATGGGCTTCTGA
- a CDS encoding PPE family protein, producing MLWHAMPPELNTARLMAGAGPAPMLQAAAGWETLATSLETEAAELAASMTALSGAWTGTGSERATAASARMVTWLQTAALAARKRGMQAGAQAAAYMKALGMTPSLAEIGTNRITTSVLMATNFFGINTMPIGFNETDYFVRMWNQAGGAMDIYAAETAANTVFEPLPEMTPILAPGMDAAAEAATAGAVSMLSQVASESGPGLTSAPTTLLGAADDADDLAPTPSGMDQVSQFMGGLGQLSGPMQQLMQPLQQLTSMAGQSGGMGGSTLGDGLMGGGSLGGGLGKDGAQLGLIGAPPLSSHPLLGGSGPSVGMGLMHAETLPGSGLSGPRTSMMSELLDKPGGGAALAPAGAGAGSSAGAGAAPLGAGAGTQSSAAAKPGLAAPVALAREEDEGTNLHYDELHGVDDGDDW from the coding sequence ATGCTGTGGCACGCTATGCCACCGGAGCTGAACACCGCGCGGCTGATGGCCGGCGCGGGTCCTGCGCCGATGCTCCAGGCCGCCGCGGGGTGGGAGACGCTGGCCACCAGTCTCGAAACCGAGGCCGCCGAGCTGGCCGCGAGCATGACCGCTCTGTCGGGAGCGTGGACCGGGACCGGCAGCGAGCGCGCGACGGCCGCATCCGCGCGGATGGTGACGTGGTTGCAGACTGCCGCGCTGGCCGCACGCAAGCGCGGCATGCAGGCCGGGGCCCAGGCCGCCGCTTACATGAAGGCGTTGGGAATGACGCCGTCGCTGGCGGAGATCGGGACAAACAGGATCACCACTTCGGTTCTGATGGCCACCAATTTCTTTGGTATCAACACGATGCCGATCGGGTTCAACGAAACGGACTACTTCGTCCGGATGTGGAACCAGGCCGGTGGCGCCATGGACATCTACGCCGCCGAAACCGCGGCCAACACAGTTTTCGAGCCACTTCCCGAGATGACTCCGATCCTCGCGCCCGGAATGGACGCGGCTGCTGAGGCTGCGACAGCCGGGGCGGTGAGCATGCTGTCCCAGGTGGCCTCCGAATCCGGCCCCGGGCTCACGAGTGCGCCGACGACATTGCTCGGCGCGGCCGACGACGCGGACGACCTCGCCCCCACACCCTCTGGGATGGACCAGGTTTCGCAGTTCATGGGTGGCCTGGGGCAACTGAGCGGACCCATGCAGCAGCTCATGCAGCCGCTGCAGCAGCTGACATCCATGGCCGGCCAGTCGGGCGGCATGGGCGGTTCGACCCTGGGCGACGGCCTGATGGGCGGCGGCAGTCTGGGCGGCGGGCTCGGTAAGGATGGCGCGCAGCTGGGCCTGATCGGTGCACCGCCCCTGTCGTCGCATCCGCTGCTAGGCGGCTCAGGCCCGAGCGTCGGCATGGGACTGATGCACGCGGAGACACTTCCGGGTTCCGGTCTGAGCGGCCCGCGTACGTCGATGATGAGCGAGTTGCTCGACAAGCCCGGCGGCGGTGCTGCCCTCGCGCCCGCCGGTGCCGGCGCTGGCTCGTCGGCCGGAGCCGGCGCAGCGCCGCTCGGTGCGGGCGCCGGGACGCAATCCAGCGCGGCCGCCAAGCCGGGTCTGGCAGCTCCGGTCGCGCTCGCGCGCGAAGAGGACGAAGGCACCAACCTTCATTACGACGAGCTACACGGCGTCGACGACGGAGACGACTGGTGA
- a CDS encoding WXG100 family type VII secretion target, translating to MSEAQSWNFSGIEAGASSIAQSVQTVQGLLDEGKQSLAKLAEAWGGSGSEAYQAVQNDWQTKSDELNNSLQSLSHTITEASAAMASTEHGVSGMFGG from the coding sequence ATGTCGGAAGCTCAGTCATGGAATTTCAGCGGCATCGAGGCCGGTGCCAGCTCCATCGCACAGTCGGTGCAGACCGTTCAGGGTCTTCTCGACGAAGGCAAGCAGTCTCTCGCCAAACTCGCCGAGGCGTGGGGCGGTAGCGGTTCGGAGGCCTACCAGGCCGTGCAGAACGACTGGCAGACTAAGTCGGATGAGCTCAACAACTCGTTGCAGTCGCTGTCGCACACCATCACCGAGGCCAGTGCGGCGATGGCCAGCACCGAGCACGGCGTCAGCGGCATGTTCGGCGGTTAG